A DNA window from Theobroma cacao cultivar B97-61/B2 chromosome 5, Criollo_cocoa_genome_V2, whole genome shotgun sequence contains the following coding sequences:
- the LOC108662024 gene encoding uncharacterized protein LOC108662024, whose product DDDGMVCMKQKKQKTSINKKQKQRIDSEIRRNKRKSFDLLVKLTIQKFIKPTDLNHRHNRLSITLE is encoded by the exons gatgatgatgggatggtgtgcat GAAGCAAAAGAAGCAGAAGACAAGCATTAACAAGAAGCAGAAACAGAGGATAGATAGTGAGATAAGGCGAAACAAGAGAAAGAGTTTTGATCTACTTGTAAAGCTTACT ATACAGAAGTTTATAAAGCCTACTGATTTGAATCACAGGCATAATCGATTGTCAATAACATTGGAATAA